Proteins co-encoded in one Rhopalosiphum maidis isolate BTI-1 chromosome 2, ASM367621v3, whole genome shotgun sequence genomic window:
- the LOC113553107 gene encoding A disintegrin and metalloproteinase with thrombospondin motifs 20-like: protein MSPKTSVRTPTAKWPMIVALSVMSAAILVAAIAWTATGHLQGTSTERFDGTVTELVIAVNDTVATDFDDVSQSDETRTISMVPEFLRKKSSMVDLSDASRFEREYVKPVKSIPDSLHTHDILYGGDQNRLDREKLVKHHSGQYRHKTAFIWDPHPQYKFTAFGHLFHLVLIQDSKFVSPDIKITRMKQNESWREPPNVKVNGCFYSGNVSGEPGSIVAVSLCDGITGYIRTTSGNYFIEPAETTENHVTPALHSIYRSGQLAEGDKSPGQTQRSHQPEKNCGVQDNEGTSDLDTITDEYSATAEVKPFIVDSSTNSLTENDIFLSSTSLPNTQKLRKKRSLTSEYVVELMVVADKKMADYHGKELHNYVLTLMSIVSKIYKDKSIGNPMHIAVVKLVVLRDVHFVENRNRLGGIAAADMLHKFCEWQIHHNDESDASANHHDSALLLTREHVCRNHNPKKCDNTLGLAQLGTMCNVNSCAIVQDNGLSAAFTIAHELGHVLSMPHDDDNKCKDFGQKDGMHNVMSRMLDHNSHPWTWSTCSRHFLTEYLEAGNGKCLQDDPSKDYLEIENQTHETHFAGENYSGDKQCEFIYGPESKLCSYMPVCQRLWCTTSSGEKDGCRTQHMPWADGTQCWNSKNWCQQGKCVPKDRNALKPVDGGWGPWQPYGECTRTCGGGVKKSYRDCTDPPPSNGGKYCTGKRVRVRSCATNDCPPGTPDFRGEQCAMFNNHTFNIADLEPNVQWLPKYGGYDEERCRLFCRVAASTAYYQLKEKVVDGTPCAPDKYDICVNGMCEKAGCDHALGSDSQLDLCGVCGGNNSSCQQVVGTHNSSSPNGYSKVLRIPAGSSNLDIRQHGHNGSSKDDNYLALVDSATGEYVLNGNYVLSTFNKIIVYGGTAIEYSGSDAPVERINSSRPLNKDVTVELLSIGNSYAPDIVYQYTVMRDERDVYVWALTDEWGQCDKICSGEQTKIYVCVRKETGEEARGYCSEHDVPRTKKQPCNLHCTIKWKTVSLSECSAQCGPGTRTQSVVCVQEYDKRAPSQIADTMCSHLPKPANTIPCDGKCLESRWSFTEWTPCSKTCGSGVQHREAHCVNDNGESRDETSCNDSEKIITRVCGTDKCPQWSAGEWSSCSVTCGEGQIERSVWCRMDNGRVLASEYCGSNMPATKETCSMKPCPAWTTGLWSQCSVTCGVGIVRRMVRCNVPDESACALIAKPLEEEKCILHPCPAGVDDEIYENEILSNGGAHDTKFIQSNKFYTWRTDHWSSCSASCGNGYRRRTIDCINTISAKPVSWNLCKAKNQPKRVELCIAPMCVTWRADEWKECSAECGKGFEEREVTCVSSVSGKLVDETHCVVHKEKPEARRLCESHKSCKPVSTWRTGPWGECSEVCGGGIKERKVVCQPFDGTRELFDEEMCVDSKPSSSIPCNEHPCKGQPSYVTIAWNFGEWSKCNVTCGKGHQHRQVQCQNNDGSILAAAQCDGLEKPAAVQPCRTFVPCAKPTTAAAVSTTTAAVATTTTTAATAATAYRWKTSQWSACSVTCGPGTQNRRVSCRRHHHGADPQGRDTAADDRRCEAAVGRPPAAQRPCPQQRPCVSATSVAATTAVDDYGWLPDEWRECSHTCGKKGRQTRRVFCFHRAAAKKVRRKHCDWAARPPRKRKCNQRRCAGHASCADVLQKHSLHANVAAVLEDKEYVINVLGRNVSVYCHGMRSGNPVEYLTLSKDTENYSEIYEQRLKEPSTCPFNGERRPNCPCDNVPVPSSGLTVFTKIRLNITSLRVDSKDYTFSKQIKGKPVPFGEAGDCYSNSKRGCPQGRFSIDLSGTGMRISHDTTWVGKGSNTSFWVNKIEDNTKIAGRCGGYCGTCVPTQGLILDVVTP from the exons ATGAAACTCGAACGATATCTATGGTTCCCGAGTTccttagaaaaaaatcatcaatgGTCGATTTGTCGGATGCTAGCCGGTTTGAACGAGAATACGTTAAGCCAGTAAAGTCAATACCTGATTCATTGCATACACACGATATACTTTATGGCGGTGACCAAAATAGGC tcGACAGAGAAAAACTTGTTAAACACCATTCTGGACAATATCGACATAAAACAGCATTTATTTGGGATCCTCATCCTCAATACAAGTTTACAGCATTTGGACATCTATTTCATTTAGTGCTTATTCAAGACTCTAAATTCGTGTCTCCTGATATTAAA ATTACTCGCATGAAGCAGAACGAATCTTGGAGAGAACCACCCAATGTGAAGGTTAATGGGTGTTTTTATTCGGGAAATGTTTCTGGTGAACCTGGTTCAATCGTTGCCGTAAGCCTTTGCGACGGAATT ACAGGATACATTCGCACAACTAGCGGTAATTACTTTATAGAGCCTGCAGAGACAACAGAAAACCACGTAACTCCGGCATTACACAGCATTTACCGATCCGGTCAGTTGGCCGAGGGTGACAAGTCGCCCGGACAAACGCAACGATCGCATCAACCGGAGAAAAATTGCGGAGTACAAG acaaTGAAGGCACTAGTGATTTGGATACAATAACTGACGAATATAGTGCCACCGCTGAAGTTAAACCATTTATTGTTGACAGCAGTACGAATAGTTTAACAgaaaacgatatatttttgagTTCTACTAGTCTACCAAACACACAAAAACTTAGGAAGAAGCGATCGTTGACTTCAGAATACGTCGTAGAATTGATGGTCGTCGCGGACAAGAAAATGGCTGACTACCACGGAAAGGAGCTTCACAATTACGTACTTACCCTTATGTCGATC gtttcaaaaatatataaggacAAGAGCATAGGGAATCCGATGCATATAGCCGTGGTTAAGTTGGTCGTCTTGAGAGACGTGCATTTTGTCGAAAACCGTAACCGATTGGGCGGCATTGCAGCTGCAGACATGTTGCACAAATTTTGTGAATGGCAAATTCACCACAACGATGAGAGTGATGCCAGCGCGAATCACCACGATTCCGCACTACTATTAACcag AGAACACGTCTGTCGAAATCATAATCCGAAAAAATGTGATAACACCCTGGGATTGGCACAGTTAGGCACTATGTGTAATGTTAATAGTTGTGCAATCGTACAGGACAATGGACTCAGCGCTGCGTTTACAATTGCCCACGAATTGGGACACGT attGAGTATGCCACACGACGacgataataaatgtaaagatTTTGGACAGAAAGACGGAATGCATAATGTCATGTCAAGAATGTTGGATCACAATTCGCATCCGTGGACCTGGTCGACTTGCAGTAGACATTTTTTGACCGAGTATTTGGA GGCTGGAAACGGCAAATGCCTTCAAGATGATCCCAGCAAAGATTATCTTGAAATCGAAAACCAGACTCACGAAACACATTTTGCCGGTGAAAATTATTCGGGAGACAAACAATGCGAGTTTATTTACGGGCCTGAATCAAAATTATGTTCTTATATG CCGGTGTGTCAGAGATTATGGTGTACAACTAGTTCCGGTGAGAAAGATGGCTGCCGCACACAACATATGCCTTGGGCCGATGGAACACAATGCTGGAACAGTAAAAACTGGTGTCAGCAAGGAAAATGTGTGCCTAAAGATCGAAATGCGTTAAAACCAGTCGATGGTGGTTGGGGGCCTTGGCAACC TTATGGTGAATGTACGAGAACATGCGGTGGAGGTGTGAAGAAGAGTTACAGAGACTGTACCGACCCGCCGCCGTCAAATGGCGGAAAATATTGTACCGGAAAACGTGTCCGAGTGCGGAGTTGTGCGACGAACGACTGTCCGCCGGGCACTCCGGATTTCCG cgGTGAACAGTGCGCAATGTTTAATAACCATACATTCAACATAGCAGACCTCGAGCCAAATGTTCAGTGGCTCCCAAAGTACGGAGGAT acgaCGAAGAACGGTGCAGGCTGTTCTGCCGCGTGGCCGCGTCCACCGCGTACTATCAGCTAAAGGAGAAAGTGGTGGACGGTACGCCGTGCGCTCCGGACAAGTACGACATATGCGTAAACGGCATGTGCGAGAAGGCTGGCTGCGACCACGCGCTGGGCTCGGACAGCCAGCTGGACCTGTGCGGCGTGTGCGGCGGCAACAACTCCAGTTGCCAGCAGGTGGTCGGCACGCACAACAGCAGCTCGCCGAACGGCTACTCCAAAGTGTTGCGCATCCCGGCCGGGTCGTCCAACCTGGACATCCGGCAGCACGGCCACAACGGGTCCAGCAAGGACGACAATTACCTGGCCCTGGTGGACAGCGCCACCGGCGAGTACGTGCTCAACGGCAACTACGTGCTGAGCACGTTCAACAAGATCATCGTGTACGGCGGCACGGCCATCGAGTACAGCGGGTCGGACGCGCCCGTCGAGCGCATCAACTCGTCCAGGCCGCTCAACAAGGACGTCACCGTCGAG TTGTTGTCGATTGGAAACTCGTACGCTCCGGATATTGTATACCAATACACTGTGATGCGAGACGAACGGGACGTCTACGTGTGGGCATTGACTGATGAATGGGGACAGTGCGATAAGATATGTTCCG GTGAACAGACGAAGATTTACGTGTGCGTCAGAAAAGAAACCGGCGAAGAAGCCCGAGGTTATTGTAGCGAACACGATGTACCCCGCACGAAAAAGCAACCGTGCAATCTCCACTGTACCATCAA ATGGAAGACTGTAAGTCTGTCTGAATGTTCCGCTCAGTGCGGCCCGGGCACAAGGACGCAGAGCGTTGTGTGCGTTCAGGAGTACGATAAACGAGCACCTTCTCAAATTGCAGACACTATGTGTTCTCATTTACCAAAACCTGCTAATACTATTCCCTGTGACGGAAAATGTTTGGAATCGAGATGGTCGTTTACAGAATGGACTCCC TGTTCAAAGACCTGCGGGTCAGGCGTTCAACACAGGGAAGCACACTGCGTGAATGACAATGGTGAATCGAGAGACGAAACGTCGTGTAATGACAGtgagaaaataattacaagAGTGTGTGGGACAGATAAATGTCCCCAGTGGTCCGCCGGAGAATGGTCATCG tGCTCGGTGACTTGTGGTGAAGGACAAATTGAGCGTTCCGTATGGTGCCGTATGGACAACGGTAGAGTGTTAGCTTCAGAATATTGTGGTTCAAATATGCCAGCCACTAAAGAAACGTGTTCAATGAAACCATGTCCAGCTTGGACAACTGGTCTTTGGTCTCag tgttcCGTTACATGTGGCGTTGGAATAGTGAGACGTATGGTGCGATGTAATGTACCAGATGAATCTGCATGTGCACTGATCGCGAAACCACTCGAAGaagaaaaatgcattttacacCCATGCCCAGCAGGTGTAGACgatgaaatatatgaaaatgaaattctGAGTAATGGCGGTGCACATGACACAAAATTTATACAGAGCAACAAGTTCTATACATGGCGAACAGACCATTGGTCAAGT TGTTCAGCTTCATGCGGTAACGGTTATAGAAGGCGAACTATTGACTGCATAAATACGATCAGCGCCAAGCCAGTTTCGTGGAACCTTTGTAAAGCAAAGAACCAACCGAAACGCGTCGAATTGTGCATCGCTCCGATGTGTGTTACCTGGCGGGCCGACGAATGGAAAGAATGTTCGGCTGAATGCggaaaa GGTTTTGAGGAGCGCGAGGTGACTTGTGTTTCCTCGGTCAGTGGTAAACTCGTGGACGAAACCCATTGCGTAGTGCATAAAGAAAAACCGGAAGCCCGAAGGTTGTGCGAGAGCCATAAAAGCTGTAAGCCGGTGTCGACATGGAGAACTGGACCGTGGGGAGAA TGCTCGGAAGTATGCGGAGGAGGCATAAAAGAAAGGAAAGTGGTATGTCAACCATTTGACGGAACAAGAGAACTATTTGACGAAGAAATGTGCGTGGATTCTAAACCGTCATCTTCAATTCCGTGTAACGAACATCCGTGTAAAGGTCAACCGTCATACGTCACAATAGCCTGGAACTTCGGGGAGTGGTCAAAG TGTAACGTCACGTGCGGCAAGGGACACCAACATCGGCAGGTGCAGTGCCAGAACAACGACGGTTCCATACTGGCGGCCGCGCAGTGCGACGGCCTGGAAAAACCGGCGGCCGTGCAACCGTGCCGGACGTTCGTGCCGTGCGCCAAACCGACGACTGCGGCCGCGGTCAGCACGACGACGGCGGCCgtcgcgacgacgacgacaacggcGGCCACCGCGGCGACGGCGTACAGATGGAAAACGTCGCAGTGGTCGGCCTGTTCGGTGACGTGTGGCCCGGGCACGCAGAACAGGCGGGTGAGCTGCCGGCGCCACCACCACGGCGCCGATCCACAGGGCAGGGACACGGCGGCCGACGACCGGCGGTGCGAGGCGGCCGTGGGCCGACCGCCGGCCGCGCAGAGGCCATGCCCGCAACAGCGGCCGTGCGTCTCGGCGACGTCGGTGGCAGCCACGACTGCCGTCGACGATTACGGCTGGCTGCCGGACGAGTGGCGCGAGTGTTCGCACACGTGCGGCAAGAAGGGCCGGCAGACGAGGCGGGTGTTCTGCTTCCACAGGGCGGCCGCCAAGAAGGTGCGCCGCAAGCACTGCGACTGGGCCGCCCGTCCGCCCCGGAAGCGCAAGTGCAACCAGCGCCGGTGCGCCGGTCACGCGTCTTGCGCCGACGTCCTGCAGAAACATTCGCTGCATGCCAACGTGGCCGCCGTCCTCGAGGACAAGGAGTACGTGATCAACGTGCTCGGGCGCAACGTGTCCGTCTACTGTCACGGCATGCGATCCGGCAATCCCGTCGAGTATCTGACCTTGTCCAAGGACACCGAAAACTATTCCGAGATCTACGAACAGAG ACTTAAAGAACCGAGCACGTGTCCGTTCAACGGCGAACGCCGTCCAAACTGTCCGTGTGACAACGTGCCTGTGCCGTCGTCCGGACTGACAGTGTTCACGAAGATCCGTTTAAACATCACTTCGTTAAGAGTCGATT CAAAGGATTATACATTCTCCAAACAAATCAAAGGCAAACCCGTACCATTCGGCGAGGCCGGTGATTGTTATAGTAACTCGAAGAGGGGTTGTCCGCAGGGCAGGTTTAGCATCGACTTGTCAGGCACCGGCATGAGAATATCGCATGATACCACTTGGGTGGGCAAAGGGTCGAATACGTCATTTTGGGTGAACAAGATAGAG gATAACACGAAAATAGCCGGCAGATGCGGTGGTTACTGCGGTACGTGCGTGCCGACTCAAGGGTTAATATTGGACGTGGTAACACCATAA